In Engraulis encrasicolus isolate BLACKSEA-1 chromosome 15, IST_EnEncr_1.0, whole genome shotgun sequence, the following proteins share a genomic window:
- the echdc3 gene encoding enoyl-CoA hydratase domain-containing protein 3, mitochondrial, whose protein sequence is MAQSLSGRVGRAVLAGRWISCVASRTLCTAGQKEPLTLKEQHGGIRRIILNNPKKRNALSLVMLESLRENIVTGVDSDDLRVIVISARGPVFSSGHDLKELTSTQGRDYHTKVFGACSDVMTLIQDIPVPVIAMVNGVATAAGCQLVASCDIAVATEKSTFATPGINVGLFCSTPGVALGRAVPRKVAMEMLFTGQPISAHDALRHGLLSRVVADETALEESVTSVCARVCQASRPVVALGKATFQRQMAQGRDAAYATTSRVMVENLALRDGQEGIRAFIEKRKPTWTNSTEKAHE, encoded by the exons ATGGCTCAAAGTCTGTCTGGTCGAGTTGGTCGTGCAGTTCTCGCAGGCAGATGGATCTCTTGTGTCGCTTCTCGAACCCTTTGCACGGCTGGACAAAAGGAGCCGTTGACGCTGAAAGAACAACACGGTGGAATCAG GAGAATAATCTTGAACAACCCAAAGAAGAGAAATGCTCTGTCGTTGGTCATGCTTGAATCCTTGCGAGAAAACATCGTGACAGGAGTGGACAGCGACGACCTGCGTGTCATTGTCATATCAG CTCGAGGGCCAGTGTTCTCCTCTGGACATGATTTGAAAGAGCTCACGTCAACCCAGGGCAGAGACTACCACACCAAAGTCTTTGGAGCCTGTTCCGAT GTCATGACCTTGATCCAGGACATTCCTGTGCCCGTCATCGCCATGGTGAACGGGGTGGCGACGGCAGCCGGGTGCCAGCTGGTGGCCAGCTGTGACATCGCTGTGGCAACAGAGAAGTCCACCTTTGCCACGCCGGGTATCAACGTGGGGCTGTTCTGCTCCACGCCAGGGGTGGCCCTCGGCAGAGCCGTGCCCAGGAAG GTTGCCATGGAGATGCTGTTCACGGGGCAGCCCATCTCGGCCCACGATGCCTTGCGTCACGGCCTGCTGAGCCGCGTGGTGGCGGACGAGACGGCCCTGGAGGAGAGCGTGACGTccgtgtgtgcccgcgtgtgccaGGCCAGCCGGCCCGTTGTGGCGCTGGGCAAGGCCACGTTCCAGCGTCAGATGGCGCAAGGCAGGGACGCGGCGTACGCCACCACCTCCCGGGTGATGGTGGAGAACCTGGCGCTGCGGGACGGCCAGGAGGGCATCCGGGCCTTCATCGAGAAACGGAAGCCCACATGGACAAACAGCACGGAGAAGGCGCATGAATGA